CAACCTGAACGCCGCTGCTGTAGAAGGCTTTTTTATTTTTCGGCGCGCTTTCGACCGAGAGCAACGCTGCGCCGCCCCATTCACCGCCAACGGCGAATCCCTGAATAGCACGCAGCGTCACCAGCAGAACGGGAGCCCACCAGCCAATGGTGTCAAAAGAGGGAATAATCCCGATCAGCGCAGTGGCAATACCCATCATCCAGACGGTAAGCATCAGCATACGTTTACGGCCCAGACGATCGCCGAAGTGGCCGAAGATCACCCCGCCTAACGGACGGAACAAAAATCCGACGCCAAAGGTAGCAAATGCGGCAAGTGTCCCCATCGCTGGGCTGACTTGCGGGAAGAACTCGCGGTTAAAGACCAGTGCGGCAGTAATGCCATAAAGCAGAAAATCATACCAGTCGACCACGGCACCCGCGAAGCTGCCAAGCGCAGCGCGTCGGGCGCGGTTAAGCGAAGAGGCGTCCTGTTGGGGACCCGTGGAGGTGAGGGTGGAATCCATAGTTATCCTGTCTGTACTGTTTTTTAGTTATTAGTATTTGAGTTGGGTTACACACATTGCAGTCGCAATATTAACGACCGTTATGAGATTACCGCGACAGACGGGAAGTGAAAACGATTATCTCCCTCATCTGATGGCAACATGAAAAATAAGATGAATGAAAAATCTGAATCTGGTGGAATCGTGGCCTGTCAGGAGTGTTCTGATTTCAGGCGGAGCATTAGGAGTACTGTATTTGGGGAAGCTATAAACCCACTTTCATAATGGCATACGGAGATTCAGTGAAACCACATCGCTCATAAGCACGAATCGCACGCCCGTTATCTCCGTAGACATATAAGCGAAGCTCCAGTGCCTTTTGTTCAAAGTGTGCGCGGTAGATGCGGTAGCCCAGCGCATTGAGCAATATCGCGTCGGCCGGTGTGGCGTCACGGATTTGCAATGTCATGAATGATTCCCGTCCTGGTAATAAATTGACGATTACTGAATTATATCAAAACTGTCAGTGATACAGTGGGATGCGAATATATCAGAGGCTTGTCAGTATGAAGATTGTTTTTATCCCTGCGTTGATCGTAGTCCTGATTGATAAAGAACAGGACATAGGACGGGAATTGACCCGCGATGAGGTTGAGTCCATTCGCGATGGCGCTACAGCCATCCGCCTGCCGGCCGAAGCAGCCGAGGATATAATCAGAGAGCGTGGCTACCGCGATATTGATCCTGAGAATGTCTGGCGCGAGTGGCAGGCGTATAAAGCTGACTGAACGTCGATGGGAACACACTGCTTTAGTGGCACATGAAAATTGTGCACTTACACGGATGCGTTTACTCAACACCTGGTGTGGAGCTGAGGGGCAACTTTGAGCGAGGAGCGGACGTTAAGGCCTCAATAACCGGAGCAGCTTATTGACTTTTTAAATGCTATATCTGCCGACACACGAATCGACAAAGCCTCGGCCAAAGCCTGTAAAACTATATTGCCCGCTTTTATAAGAAACTCTATCTAGATGCGAATTGATACTGCATATTTCTTTTACTTTCTCTGATGAGAAAATTCTTTCATGCTCTTCCTTTGGGAAAGAAGTTCCTGATGTTGGAGTTAGCAGGCCCAACCGTTTTAAGTTGGAGAAATACATAACTGAGTTTTCGGGGTTATCGCAACCAGCATCTTCACAAATTAGGTTTACTTCCAGTCTAGTTGATGTGATTGTTAAGTTACTATCCTCCAAATCTTGTTGGACTATATCAATCGTTGGTGCATGACCTTTTCTATGGTTTTCTTTATTAAACATAAACCGAAGGATCTTGGCTTCATCCGGCTGGAGCTGCTTGATTATTTCGATGTACGCCGGATGAGCAAGCTTCGAAGTTTCTTTGTCCAGGCTTGCCGATATAAGATTTGAAAAAAGGCGCTGTATTTCATCTTCATTTATTGCAAATTTTGCCTCATTCAGAGCCTGAAGAGCAACTCTTGGCTGATCGAATGAAATTTGCTTGGGCGGTAATAATGCCAGATTCTCAGCTGTCATCCGCAAGACGCTTGTCACCGCATGAACACTGTCTTCTACCAGGAAAACTCCCGAATTTACCATTCTGGCAATAGAGACTAATCCCTTTGATAATTCTTTAGCAAAAGGGCTCAGAGCATCTTCATAAACCGGAACAGCGAGCTTTTCGACTATCGCTTTCGCGCTCTCATCTACCATCTTGTCTCCATTGTATAATGCCTGATTTCACCTGTATTGGATATGCTGCCTGTGTTTGCTGCAGCTAAAATGGCTGCATATCAAATGTCCCGCGCAACGATTCGTTGAGCACCACACACTATAACCCCAAGAATTTGAGACGTCTTGATCAGACGGAGATTCTGCAGCAATCGATTCTTTCATGTCTGCTCCTGGCACTCAGCGGACGTTGGTATGAAACAACCCGGCGCCCGTTAATATTAAGCGGAAAGATGAATTAACGCGTCTCCCCGTTTCTCCATCCTCTTCGCTTTTTCCTTTATCCTGCCTCTCTTGCTGT
This window of the Citrobacter freundii ATCC 8090 = MTCC 1658 = NBRC 12681 genome carries:
- a CDS encoding DUF4393 domain-containing protein; this encodes MVDESAKAIVEKLAVPVYEDALSPFAKELSKGLVSIARMVNSGVFLVEDSVHAVTSVLRMTAENLALLPPKQISFDQPRVALQALNEAKFAINEDEIQRLFSNLISASLDKETSKLAHPAYIEIIKQLQPDEAKILRFMFNKENHRKGHAPTIDIVQQDLEDSNLTITSTRLEVNLICEDAGCDNPENSVMYFSNLKRLGLLTPTSGTSFPKEEHERIFSSEKVKEICSINSHLDRVSYKSGQYSFTGFGRGFVDSCVGRYSI